The following are from one region of the Cyclopterus lumpus isolate fCycLum1 chromosome 21, fCycLum1.pri, whole genome shotgun sequence genome:
- the cog3 gene encoding conserved oligomeric Golgi complex subunit 3, which produces MASTDQSLLDLTDKETREKLSFWDRRTDAMAPLTEKQMDAVLEIRAAAETLSVPSELPIEDLCSLSSRTLQSPFLATVPASTEDVLLKGFQMLDMGNDRIETAQQFFAWFAKLQANMDQDDNSKYRKTRDDLNCYQEQCDAILKDVCAALEHLDSLQKQYLFVSNKTGTLHEACEQLLKEQSELVDLAESIQQKLSYFNELENINTKLNSPTLSVNSDSFIPMLSKLDDCIEYVSSHPNFKDYPVYLAKFKQCLSKARHFMKIHIVNTLQHLTSQLTKRDPMGLTNADNAFTLYYVKYRAAAPKVRSLIEQIEQRAEKIPEYHQLLDEVHQCYLDQRELLLSPSITSTITDLTNQNIKDHCALVRSGCAFMVHVCQDEHQLYYEFFSKPTPKLDELLEKLCLSLYDVLRPLIIHIVHLETLSELCSILKNEMLEDHVHNNATQLGAFDAVVKQMLEDVQERLVYRTHIYIQTDITGYNPAPGDLAYPEKLEMMERIAQSLKEEQMKQMSQESMFSDVQLEDPDGRRNSVAGSVEASRLQPSISPADLHGMWYPTVRRTLVCLSKLYRCIDRAVFQGLSQEALSACIQSLLKASDIILKNKTQIDGQLFLIKHLLIVREQIAPFHTDFAIKEISLDLKKMRDAAFKILNPKAVPKFFRLNSHNAILEFLLEGTPEIKEHYIDSKKDVDRHLKFSCEQFIQQQTRIFVGNLEEFLTKVAALKTMAIQGGPTYSLSQQPWAQPAKINDIVMTTYRVMKSKLPGTLQSMSLYLANRDTEFILFKPVRNNIQQVFQRLHSSLQEEYSGEDLQIIACPSMEQINLLLSVNK; this is translated from the exons ATGGCGTCAACAGACCAGTCCCTCCTGGACCTGACAGATAAAGAAACCCGGGAGAAACTGTCATTTTGGGACCGCCGCACCGACGCCATGGCTCCCCTCACCGAGAAACAAATGGACGCTGTCCTGGAGATCCGAGCCGCAGCGGAGACGCTCTCGGTCCCGTCAGAG TTGCCCATTGAGGACCTGTGCAGCCTTTCGTCGCGGACCTTGCAGTCTCCCTTCTTGGCGACTGTGCCCGCGTCAACAGAGGACGTCCTGCTCAAGGGTTTCCAGATGCTCGATATGGGGAATGACCGGATAGAAACTGCACAACAG TTTTTCGCCTGGTTTGCCAAGTTGCAGGCAAACATGGACCAGGACGATAACTCAAAATacag AAAAACCAGAGATGATCTAAACTGCTACCAGGAACAATGTGACGCTATCTTGAAAGATGTTTGCGCCGCTCTGGAGCACTTGGACTCCCTCCAGAAACAGTATCTGTTTGTCTCCAATAAGACTGGCACCTTACACGAGGCCTGCGAGCAGCTCCTAAAAGAGCAG tcgGAGCTTGTTGACCTGGCAGAGAGCATACAGCAGAAACTGTCATATTTTAATGAGTTAGAAAACATAAACACG AAACTGAACTCGCCAACCCTGTCTGTAAATAGTGACAGCTTTATTCCAATGCTGTCCAAATTGGATGACTGCATTGAATATGTTTCTTCACAT CCCAATTTCAAGGACTATCCAGTTTATTTGGCCAAGTTCAAACAATGTCTTTCTAAAGCCAGGCACTTCATGAAGATCCACATTGTGAACACATTGCAGCATCTCACCAGCCAGTTAACAAAAAGG GATCCAATGGGCTTGACTAATGCAGACAATGCCTTTACACTGTACTATGTGAAGTATAGAGCAGCTGCACCGAAAGTCAGA tCACTGATTGAACAGATAGAACAGCGAGCAGAGAAGATTCCTGA ATACCATCAGCTGCTAGATGAAGTCCATCAGTGCTACCTTGACCAGAGAGAGCTGCTCCTCAGTCCCAGCATTACATCCACCATTACTGACCTGACCAACCAGAACATCAAAGACCACTGTGCTCTG gTTCGCAGTGGCTGTGCTTTCATGGTTCACGTCTGCCAGGATGAACACCAACTGTACTATGAGTTCTTCTCAAAGCCCACACCTAAACTAGA TGAGCTGCTAGAGAAGTTATGTTTGTCCCTCTATGATGTCCTCCGGCCTCTAATCATCCACATCGTCCACCTGGAAACCCTGTCTGAGCTCTGCAGTATCCTCAAGAATGAGATGCTGGAAGACCATGTTCATAACAATG CTACTCAGTTGGGGGCCTTTGATGCCGTAGTGAAGCAGATGCTCGAGGATGTCCAGGAGAGGCTGGTCTACAGGACTCACATTTACATACAGACTGATATCACAGGCTACAACCCAGCTCCAGGGGATCTGGCCTACCCTGAGAAACTAGAGATGATGGAG AGAATTGCTCAGAGCttgaaggaggagcagatgaAGCAGATGTCCCAAGAGTCCATGTTTTCTGATGTTCAGCTTGAGGATCCTGATGGGAGAAGAAACAGTGTTGCTG gCAGTGTAGAAGCATCCCGCCTTCAGCCATCTATCTCTCCTGCTGATCTGCACGGCATGTGGTACCCGACTGTCAGACGAACGCTGGTTTGTCTGTCCAAGCTCTACAGATGTATAGAT AGAGCAGTCTTCCAGGGTTTATCTCAAGAAGCCTTATCTGCCTGCATCCAGTCCTTGCTTAAAGCTTCAGATATCATCCTTAAAAACAAG ACGCAAATAGATGGGCAACTTTTCCTGATCAAGCACCTGCTGATAGTGCGGGAACAGATTGCCCCATTTCACACCGATTTTGCCATCAAGGAAATCTCACTGGATCTGAAGAAAATGCGAG ATGCTGCCTTCAAAATCCTCAACCCTAAGGCTGTTCCCAAATTCTTCCGTCTTAACAGTCACAACGCCATCCTTGAATTCCTGTTGGAg GGAACACCGGAGATAAAGGAGCACTACATTGACTCTAAGAAAGACGTGGACCGGCACCTGAAGTTCAGTTGTGAGCAGTTCATTCAGCAACAGACTCGGATCTTTGTGGGGAACCTTGAGGAGTTTCTCACCAAG GTCGCAGCTCTTAAAACGATGGCTATCCAAGGGGGTCCCACGTACAGTCTGTCTCAGCAACCTTGGGCACAGCCAG caAAGATCAACGATATAGTGATGACTACCTACCGTGTGATGAAGAGCAAGCTGCCAGGCACTTTGCAGAGCATGTCCTTGTACCTGGCCAATAGAGACACAGAGTTCATCCTTTTCAAGCCTGTCCGG AATAACATCCAGCAGGTATTCCAAAGACTGCATTCCTCGCTTCAGGAGGAATACAGCGGAGAAGACCTTCAAATCATTGCATGTCCATCGATGGAGCAG ATTAACCTACTGCTGTCTGTGAATAAGTAA
- the ednrbb gene encoding endothelin receptor type B, translating to MWTVALIFCLANIPIGGEASDQHSEPFSVFELTETASPGLLIPEKQKPNSSIHPPQVGQQTPNHPMCLESAGIRDVFKYVHTVVSVVVFVVGIMGNAALLKIIYVNKCMRSGPNILIASLALGDLIHIVIDIPINAYRLMAEDWPFGLLLCKLVPFIQKTSVGITVLSLCALSVDRYRAVVSWNRIKGIRVPVWTAIEISLIWVISILLALPEVVGFDMITMDYKDKHLRICLLHPIQTTPFMQFYKSVKDWWLFGFYFCMPLAWTAVFYTLMTRKMLRNTDNTLSDHTKQRREVAKTVFCLVLVFALCWLPLYLSRILKSTMYDEKDPKRCQLLSVFLVMDYFGINMASLNSCINPIALYTVSKRFKRCFKACLCSWCVPLQAVSHEESVLKSRMQDQASEQSCNIKAHEPTSTPST from the exons ATGTGGACCGTTGCTCTCATTTTTTGTTTGGCAAATATTCCCATAGGAGGAGAGGCCAGTGATCAGCATTCAGAACCTTTCTCTGTATTTGAACTCACTGAAACTGCCTCCCCGGGTCTCTTAATACCGGAAAAACAGAAACCCAACAGCTCAATTCATCCACCTCAAGTAGGGCAACAAACACCTAACCATCCCATGTGCTTGGAGTCCGCTGGAATCAGAGACGTCTTCAAATATGTCCATACTGTGGTCTCTGTTGTCGTTTTTGTTGTCGGAATAATGGGAAACGCAGCCTTACTGAAGATCATATATGTGAACAAATGCATGAGAAGTGGACCAAACATTCTCATTGCGAGTCTTGCTTTGGGGGATCTGATCCACATTGTGATCGACATTCCAATCAACGCATACAGG CTCATGGCAGAAGATTGGCCATTTGGTTTGTTGCTGTGCAAACTTGTCCCTTTCATACAGAAAACCTCTGTTGGAATTACTGTGTTGAGCTTATGTGCTTTGAGTGTTGACAG ATACCGAGCTGTAGTATCCTGGAATCGAATCAAAGGCATCAGGGTTCCAGTGTGGACAGCAATAGAAATATCTCTGATATGGGTTATTTCTATCCTGCTGGCTCTGCCTGAAGTTGTCGGCTTTGACATGATAACAATGGACTATAAAGACAAGCATCTGAGGATATGTCTGCTTCATCCCATACAAACCACTCCGTTCATGCAG TTTTATAAATCAGTAAAGGACTGGTGGCTGTTTGGCTTCTATTTTTGCATGCCACTGGCTTGGACTGCCGTCTTCTACACACTCATGACCAGGAAAATGCTGAGGAACACTGATAACACATTGAGCGACCACACCAAGCAG AGACGAGAAGTCGCAAAAACCGTCTTCTGCCTGGTGCTTGTCTTTGCACTTTGTTGGTTACCTCTATACCTCAGCAGAATCTTGAAATCAACCATGTATGATGAGAAAGATCCTAAACGGTGTCAGCTACTAAG TGTCTTTCTTGTGATGGACTATTTTGGCATTAATATGGCGTCACTCAACTCGTGCATCAACCCTATTGCATTGTACACAGTCAGCAAGagatttaaaagatgtttcaag GCGTGTCTGTGCAGTTGGTGTGTACCTCTCCAAGCGGTTTCCCATGAGGAGTCTGTTTTGAAGTCCAGAATGCAGGATCAAGCCTCAGAGCAGAGCTGCAACATCAAAGCTCACGAGCCGACTTCCACACCCTCTACCTGA